Proteins from a single region of Deltaproteobacteria bacterium:
- a CDS encoding TlpA family protein disulfide reductase has translation MFKDPRPCKYRPWVLIATLLLLMISLQMAAAGILNADPSEQKRKEMAELVIGEDPVGKPLKDFSGVTVDGQNVSSTDMRGKVLLIDLWGVNCGSCLDEMKALEGIYHDFRDLGLVVWAVNTEQHDGEEIRGGLQLKQMSISYTLLVDPELEITRIFTSWFIPVTVIVDRKGIVQYYKIGFSDSDSAEVRGILGELLK, from the coding sequence ATGTTTAAAGACCCCAGACCCTGTAAATATCGACCTTGGGTGCTCATAGCTACCCTTCTGCTTCTGATGATTTCCCTTCAGATGGCCGCGGCGGGTATTCTCAACGCCGATCCGAGTGAGCAGAAGAGGAAGGAGATGGCGGAGCTCGTCATCGGCGAGGACCCTGTGGGCAAGCCTTTGAAGGATTTTTCAGGGGTTACCGTCGATGGACAAAATGTTTCTTCCACAGACATGCGGGGCAAGGTTCTCCTCATAGATCTGTGGGGCGTTAACTGCGGTTCCTGCCTTGATGAGATGAAAGCCCTGGAGGGTATCTACCATGATTTCCGTGATCTGGGCCTTGTTGTCTGGGCCGTTAACACCGAGCAGCATGATGGTGAGGAGATACGCGGGGGGTTGCAGCTAAAACAGATGTCCATTTCCTATACTCTCCTGGTGGATCCGGAGCTGGAGATAACGAGGATTTTCACAAGTTGGTTCATTCCTGTAACCGTTATCGTTGACAGGAAAGGGATCGTCCAATATTATAAAATAGGTTTCAGCGATTCCGATTCGGCCGAAGTCAGGGGGATATTAGGGGAACTATTGAAGTAG
- a CDS encoding TlpA family protein disulfide reductase produces MMGRYRLSVGSAGFIGLLGLFIVAAGCVGSRGDVKESGFPKAPSVTFTDIDGGNTSLAGYLGKSVVLVNFWGLRCQNCIEEIPFLERLNNKYGSKGLVILGVNTDGVDGKTLKRFMPQLSAKFTYPVIVDPEFKVVDVFQMMAAPLSIIIARDGTVRFRHEGYTPEIEGEYVTLIEKLLAE; encoded by the coding sequence ATGATGGGAAGGTATCGGCTGAGCGTCGGAAGTGCGGGTTTCATTGGGCTGTTGGGCTTATTTATCGTTGCAGCCGGGTGCGTGGGTTCCAGGGGCGACGTAAAGGAATCCGGCTTTCCCAAGGCCCCATCCGTAACCTTTACGGATATCGACGGAGGCAATACGAGCCTTGCCGGCTACCTTGGAAAATCGGTGGTCCTAGTAAATTTCTGGGGGCTTCGCTGTCAGAACTGCATCGAGGAAATACCCTTTCTTGAGCGTCTGAATAACAAGTATGGAAGCAAAGGTCTGGTAATCCTGGGCGTCAATACGGATGGTGTCGACGGTAAAACCCTTAAGAGGTTCATGCCTCAGCTTTCGGCGAAATTCACCTACCCCGTGATTGTTGACCCCGAGTTCAAGGTGGTCGACGTCTTCCAGATGATGGCCGCGCCCCTGTCGATCATTATTGCCAGGGACGGAACCGTTCGGTTCCGCCACGAGGGGTACACCCCGGAGATCGAAGGGGAGTATGTTACGCTGATCGAGAAGCTTCTGGCCGAATAA